In one window of Dermochelys coriacea isolate rDerCor1 chromosome 3, rDerCor1.pri.v4, whole genome shotgun sequence DNA:
- the MTARC2 gene encoding mitochondrial amidoxime reducing component 2 — protein sequence MGIRVLSVPPQPPGSRGRRCPASRQRDGGALSEERRRPGAGSAQRDGVWGGGGGSSQRPESGAGWGERAGGRTARPRGAPAGRGGAGRGGTVAARPRPHQPRPPPPFAPVAMSGSSGAPGGSGLLPPLPRSQAAWLGALALAALLGAAVWRWAGRRAGGSRLQRVGTVSGLFVYPVKSCRGVALRRAEVTALGLRSGAMRDRFWLLISEDGHMVTARQMPRLVLISVNCENGYLTLNAPEMKELRVLVKLSRKNPVHNCRLFGLDIQGRDCGDEAAQWFATFLNTQSYRLVHFEPHMAPRKSRDVFTTFRSTDEIAYPDCSPAMILSEASLEDLNTRLEKKVKIQNFRPNIVVTGCSAYEEDSWNKIQIGNVQMKGTMACPRCILTTIDPETGIIDRKEPLETLKSYRLCDPSERHLYKSHPWFGWYYGIDKTGTLQVGDPVYKIVR from the exons ATGGGAATTCGGGTGCTCTCCGTCCCGCCACAGCCGCCGGGCTCTAGGGGGCGGCGATGTCCAGCTTCCCGCCAACGAGACGGGGGGGCGCTGAGCGAGGAGCGCCGCCGCCCGGGCGCGGGCTCTGCGCAGCGCGACGGGGTctggggcggcggcggcggctcttCCCAGCGCCCGGAGAGCGGGGCCGGCTGGGGCGAGCGGGCGGGAGGCAGGACCGCTCGGCCCCGGGGGGCCccggcagggcggggcggggcggggcggggcgggacggTGGCAGCCCGCCCCCGTCCTCATCAGCCGCGGCCGCCGCCCCCCTTCGCCCCAGTCGCCATGAGCGGATCCAGCGGGGCCCCGGGGGGCTCCGGCCTCCTCCCGCCGCTGCCCCGGTCCCAGGCCGCCTGGCTCGGCGCGCTGGCCCTGGCCGCCCTGCTGGGGGCCGCGGTGTGGCGCTGGGCCGGGCGGCGGGCGGGCGGCTCCCGGCTGCAGCGGGTGGGGACGGTGTCCGGCCTCTTCGTCTACCCGGTGAAGTCCTGCCGCGGGGTAGCCCTGCGGCGGGCCGAGGTGACGGCGCTGGGGCTGCGCAGCGGGGCGATGCGGGACAG GTTTTGGCTTCTAATTAGTGAGGATGGACATATGGTTACTGCCCGACAGATGCCTCGGCTGGTCCTGATTTCTGTAAACTGTGAAAATGGCTACTTAACCCTGAATGCTCCAGAAATGAAGGAACTGCGTGTTCTAGTCAAACTCTCCAGGAAGAATCCAGTGCACAATTGCAG GCTGTTTGGATTGGATATCCAAGGCAGGGACTGTGGAGATGAGGCAGCTCAGTGGTTTGCCACCTTCTTGAATACACAGTCATATCGACTGGTGCATTTTGAGCCACACATGGCCCCTAGGAAGTCCAGAGATGTATTCACCACTTTCCGATCCACTGATGAG ATTGCCTATCCTGACTGCAGCCCGGCCATGATCCTTTCAGAAGCTTCGTTGGAAGATCTAAATACTAGACTGGAGAAGAAAGTTAAAATACAGAACTTCAGACCAAATATTGTGGTTACGGGTTGCAGTGCTTATGAGGAG GATTCCTGGAATAAGATACAAATTGGTAATGTGCAGATGAAAGGGACAATGGCTTGCCCCAG GTGTATTTTAACAACTATTGATCCGGAAACTGGGATCATTGACAGAAAGGAGCCATTGGAAACACTGAAAAG TTACCGTTTGTGCGATCCTTCTGAGCGACATCTCTACAAATCCCACCCTTGGTTTGGATGGTATTATGGAATTGATAAAACTGGAACGCTTCAGGTTGGAGACCCTGTGTACAAAATAGTCCGTTGA